A genomic window from Maylandia zebra isolate NMK-2024a linkage group LG20, Mzebra_GT3a, whole genome shotgun sequence includes:
- the emd gene encoding emerin (Emery-Dreifuss muscular dystrophy) isoform X1, with product MSESVCLQMSLSEKSDEELGSLLSQYGIKHGPIVDSTRHLYERKLEKAMKQASVKTSSDKTYYREEEEEVTYITYQSAATRKRSANMVKRSTEQHGVEGPDADTEAAVQVTYSSTNHTSVRSGEPTGDKSTGSLWKMILVLLPLAVLSAVCYYAYAYIV from the exons ATGTCTGAATCTGTCTGTCTGCAGATGTCTCTGAGTGAGAAAAGCGACGAGGAGCTCGGCAGCTTGCTCTCTCAGTATGGCATCAAACACGGACCCATCGTGG ACTCCACTCGGCATCTGTATGAGAGGAAGCTTGAAAAGGCAATGAAGCAGGCTTCAGTGAAGACGTCCTCTGATAAGACCTACTACAGAGAGGAAG aggAGGAAGTTACCTACATCACATACCAGAGTGCA GCTACACGTAAGCGCTCTGCCAACAT GGTGAAGCGAAGCACTGAGCAACATGGAGTGGAGGGACCAGACGCTGACACAGA GGCTGCCGTGCAGGTCACCTACAGCTCCACCAATCACACCTCTGTACGATCAGGGGAGCCCACTGGAGACAAGTCCACAGGAAGCCTGTGGAAGATGATTCTGGTGCTGCTGCCTTTAGCTGTGTTATCAGCTGTGTGCTACTACGCCTACGCCTACATCGTGTGA
- the emd gene encoding emerin (Emery-Dreifuss muscular dystrophy) isoform X2: protein MSLSEKSDEELGSLLSQYGIKHGPIVDSTRHLYERKLEKAMKQASVKTSSDKTYYREEEEEVTYITYQSAATRKRSANMVKRSTEQHGVEGPDADTEAAVQVTYSSTNHTSVRSGEPTGDKSTGSLWKMILVLLPLAVLSAVCYYAYAYIV, encoded by the exons ATGTCTCTGAGTGAGAAAAGCGACGAGGAGCTCGGCAGCTTGCTCTCTCAGTATGGCATCAAACACGGACCCATCGTGG ACTCCACTCGGCATCTGTATGAGAGGAAGCTTGAAAAGGCAATGAAGCAGGCTTCAGTGAAGACGTCCTCTGATAAGACCTACTACAGAGAGGAAG aggAGGAAGTTACCTACATCACATACCAGAGTGCA GCTACACGTAAGCGCTCTGCCAACAT GGTGAAGCGAAGCACTGAGCAACATGGAGTGGAGGGACCAGACGCTGACACAGA GGCTGCCGTGCAGGTCACCTACAGCTCCACCAATCACACCTCTGTACGATCAGGGGAGCCCACTGGAGACAAGTCCACAGGAAGCCTGTGGAAGATGATTCTGGTGCTGCTGCCTTTAGCTGTGTTATCAGCTGTGTGCTACTACGCCTACGCCTACATCGTGTGA
- the LOC101466697 gene encoding ribosomal biogenesis protein LAS1L, which translates to MKKKGSEKKRHVVAWLNKAEWDQVRDYLYSMDSSLQRFALERISAWKARCANSFPVAVDCTADLVRCQVRDRSGQLTGDDLTLMYGTALVRFVNLITERQQGRTARPLRRLAGNLNIPEWVVNLRHEITHRTLPSLKWCRKGCKVVLEWLQQEFWSRQLGGAPDERWDLQSDGEDEEADVKRQEDELVARQKEVDAYRNARELLISYEKDQYQAFDAGSPEDKKSLWQAPLADMSWLLGEIKQFALESSELLIDVLLEDGFLVPTMEQLETLGCATSDSASPTEPRVPQTFLRFWLPLLKMLNSPSFIHLFLEKLFVELKLLSEEPNSHRCFYISAWISEVLLCNNNKFEYHFETKLQKKARTKDRIFINRIQLRWQQLLSACLDAPCISTPHLIQLVLDDMEHPPPQETREKLFQLCSIYTQTERSEASTPLQQKQQQPIYTVRMLLDQMQHSRQDARPLHSSPMDSERSEERKWADVQAERALALRGSPWQVCTDNVTWKNYALGKVPGQSDDPSCLMVDNYSIMTVFDQPVELESSATRSSIPGASAPARPAEGLLWSNSELNKLKCGLKLF; encoded by the coding sequence ATGAAGAAAAAGGGCTCTGAGAAAAAACGCCATGTGGTAGCCTGGCTTAACAAAGCGGAGTGGGATCAGGTTCGGGACTACCTTTACTCGATGGACTCCTCTCTGCAGAGGTTTGCGTTAGAGAGGATATCGGCTTGGAAGGCCAGGTGCGCTAATAGTTTTCCTGTGGCCGTGGACTGCACAGCGGACCTCGTGCGCTGCCAGGTGCGGGACCGGTCCGGACAGCTTACCGGAGATGACTTGACCCTGATGTACGGGACGGCCCTGGTAAGATTTGTTAATCTTATCACGGAGCGCCAGCAGGGAAGAACAGCCCGGCCGCTGAGGCGACTGGCTGGAAACTTGAACATCCCCGAGTGGGTGGTGAATCTGAGGCACGAAATCACGCATCGGACGCTTCCTTCTTTGAAATGGTGCCGAAAGGGGTGTAAGGTGGTCCTGGAGTGGCTCCAGCAGGAGTTTTGGTCCAGACAGCTGGGAGGAGCCCCCGATGAGCGCTGGGACTTGCAGTCGGATGGCGAGGATGAGGAAGCGGACGTCAAGCGCCAGGAAGATGAGCTCGTTGCCAGGCAGAAAGAAGTGGATGCCTACAGAAACGCTCGGGAGCTGCTGATCTCTTATGAGAAGGACCAGTACCAAGCTTTTGATGCTGGGTCTCCTGAAGACAAGAAGAGCTTGTGGCAGGCCCCCTTAGCAGACATGAGTTGGTTGCTGGGTGAGATCAAGCAGTTTGCACTGGAGTCCAGTGAGCTGTTGATTGATGTGCTGCTGGAAGACGGTTTTCTTGTTCCTACCATGGAGCAGCTGGAAACATTAGGCTGTGCAACCTCTGACAGTGCCAGTCCCACTGAGCCCAGAGTCCCACAAACCTTCCTGCGCTTTTGGCTGCCCCTGCTAAAGATGCTTAACTCTCCGTCTTTCATTCACCTCTTCCTGGAGAAGCTCTTTGTGGAACTGAAGCTGCTCAGCGAAGAGCCCAACAGTCACAGGTGTTTCTATATTTCTGCATGGATTTCAGAAGTCCTCctctgcaacaacaacaaatttgAATATCATTTTGAGACAAAGTTGCAGAAGAAAGCCAGAACGAAGGACAGGATTTTCATCAACCGCATCCAGCTGAGGTGGCAGCAGCTTCTCTCTGCATGTCTGGATGCCCCCTGCATCAGCACACCTCACCTGATCCAGCTAGTCCTGGATGACATGGAGCATCCCCCCCCTCAGGAAACCAGAGAGAAGCTGTTCCAGCTCTGCTCCATCTACACACAGACAGAGCGCTCAGAGGCCAGCACACCTctgcagcagaagcagcagcagcccatATATACTGTGAGGATGCTGCTGGACCAGATGCAACACTCCCGGCAGGACGCCCGTCCCTTGCATTCCTCACCAATGGACTCGGAGAGAAGTGAGGAGCGCAAATGGGCAGACGTGCAGGCTGAAAGAGCACTTGCCCTCAGAGGTTCTCCGTGGCAGGTGTGCACTGATAATGTCACATGGAAGAACTACGCCCTTGGTAAAGTTCCTGGACAGTCGGACGACCCGTCGTGCCTCATGGTGGACAATTATTCGATAATGACTGTGTTTGACCAGCCAGTGGAGCTGGAGAGCAGCGCGACACGTAGCAGCATCCCCGGGGCCTCGGCTCCAGCCCGGCCAGCTGAGGGCCTCCTCTGGAGCAACAGCGAGCTCAACAAACTGAAATGTGGACTGAAGCTTTTTTAA
- the LOC101465153 gene encoding ninjurin-1-like, producing MTRVLESDREACSGSCLTILQEEQPDLILSPASSLSAASTAQTPAAGRRMAEHTLNAEDMALNKLGDIEAQPRKALRPIDMNHYATKKRAAQSMLDVALLMANSSQLKTILYVGPQYRFYVPLIMLLTLSSALQVIVGLLLVFIGK from the exons ATGACACGAGTGTTGGAAAGTGACAGAGAGGCATGCAGTGGGAGTTGCTTAACAATCCTACAGGAGGAGCAGCCAGACTTGATCCTGTCTCCAGCCTCGAGTCTTTCTGCAGCCAGTACAGCACAGACTCCAGCAGCAGGAAGAAGAATGGCAGAGCACACGCTTAATGCAGAGGACATGGCTCTAAATAAACTGGGCGACATAGAG GCCCAGCCTAGAAAAGCACTCCGACCGATTGACATGAATCACTACGCCACTAAGAAGCGTGCGGCTCAGAGCATGTTGGACGTGGCCTTGCTCATGGCCAACTCGTCTCAGCTGAAGACCATCCTTTATGTGGGTCCGCAGTATCGTTTCTATGTCCCCCTCATCATGCTGCTGACCCTGTCCTCCGCGTTACAGGTCATAGTGGGGCTGCTGCTCGTCTTCATTGGCAAGTGA
- the haus7 gene encoding HAUS augmin-like complex subunit 7 produces the protein MAGVLIEKQLARHVYSSLEAASCPLVEGLYLQEADSMLQLLCAPSQHRTDILAWICSSISPSFTSSKPMSVRSKEPDVLTKDMAVLGQELLLCRASDVDLIRGDASPRRQLQFLEQLLAFVPGCVKSAGHTADGELLLKEFFGAENLPHLTQTLSPAFDPWPTHIKALWKNTKSSYKPNREENGDIVALLQATQSALEQLQSKCVFLNSEAQSPPAFSPSSLRVAASDLQQLMATFSHVYETDLRVYCSRDPPSFSSETEVFQRVQQLLLACNTELEMLKEVSEASESVSEEVKQLQTQPHYWSRGEKHTLPDQLEKVIGRIGGFLSQLSS, from the exons ATGGCGGGTGTTCTGATAGAGAAACAACTTGCTCGTCATGTATATTCTTCATTGGAG GCTGCGTCCTGCCCCTTGGTTGAAGGTCTGTACCTGCAGGAAGCAGACAGtatgctgcagctgctgtgcgCCCCCTCACAGCACCGCACGGACATACTAGCGTGGATCTGCAGCAG TATCAGCCCAAGCTTCACCAGTTCAAAGCCGATGTCAGTGAGATCCAAGGAGCCTGATGTTCTGACTAAAG ATATGGCTGTTCTTGGGCAGGAACTTTTGCTATGCCGAGCATCTGATGTGGACCTGATTAGG GGTGATGCAAGTCCGCGGCGGCAACTTCAGTTTCTGGAGCAGCTTTTAGCTTTCGTCCCAGGCTGCGTGAAGTCTGCTGGGCACACAGCTGATGGAGAGCTGCTGCTGAAGGAGTTCTTTGGTGCTGAGAATCTGCCGCACCTCACACAGACGCTAAGTCCTGCATTTGACCCTTGGCCTACACACATCAA GGCTCTGTGGAAGAACACAAAGTCATCTTATAAGccaaacagagaagaaaatggAGATATTGTTGCCCTTCTACAGGCGACGCAATCAGCACTGGAGCAGCTGCAGTCAAAG TGTGTATTCCTGAACAGCGAGGCCCAGAGTCCTCCCGCCTTCTCTCCAAGCTCACTGCGTGTAGCAGCGTCTGACCTCCAGCAACTGATGGCCACCTTCAGCCATGTTTATGAGACAGACCTGAGAGTTTACTGCAGCAGAGACCCCCCCAGCTTCAGCTCAGAGACAGAAGTCTTCCAGAGGGTccaacagctgctgctggcctgcAACACG GAGCTGGAAATGCTGAAGGAAGTGTCAGAAGCTTCTGAGTCGGTGAGCGAGGAGGTGAAGCAGCTTCAAACGCAGCCTCACTACTGGAGCCGAGGAGAGAAGCACACGTTAC CTGATCAACTGGAGAAGGTTATCGGGCGAATTGGAGGCTTTCTGTCTCAGCTTAGTTCATAA